Proteins encoded together in one Micromonospora kangleipakensis window:
- the lexA gene encoding transcriptional repressor LexA gives MTEDRASRQKNPQPIDGAGPPATRRPRAARSRTGQPAVRPVTPVVSSFPDPATVDLTARQRRILEFIRTWVERHGYPPSVREIGEAVGLVSPSSVAYQLKELEKKGFLRRDPNRPRAVDVRAPSDADDELSRAQRPTPAYVPMLGRIAAGGPILAEQAVEDIFPLPRELVGEGEVFMLQVKGDSMLDAAICDGDWVVVRQQPTAEAGDIVAAMLDGEATVKTYRRRDGHVWLMPQNPAFEPIPGDDATIMGRVVAVLRRI, from the coding sequence GTGACCGAGGACCGGGCCAGCCGGCAGAAGAACCCGCAGCCGATCGACGGGGCGGGTCCGCCGGCGACCCGACGGCCCCGCGCCGCGCGCAGCCGGACGGGCCAGCCCGCCGTGCGCCCGGTCACGCCGGTGGTCAGCAGCTTCCCCGACCCCGCCACCGTCGACCTCACCGCCCGGCAGCGCCGGATCCTGGAGTTCATCCGCACCTGGGTGGAGCGCCACGGCTACCCGCCGAGCGTGCGCGAGATCGGCGAGGCGGTCGGCCTGGTCTCCCCGTCCAGCGTCGCCTACCAGCTCAAGGAGCTGGAGAAGAAGGGCTTCCTGCGCCGCGACCCGAACCGCCCTCGGGCGGTCGACGTCCGCGCTCCCAGCGACGCCGACGACGAGCTGAGCCGCGCGCAGCGGCCCACCCCGGCGTACGTGCCGATGCTGGGCCGGATCGCCGCCGGTGGCCCGATCCTCGCCGAGCAGGCGGTGGAGGACATCTTCCCGCTCCCCCGCGAACTGGTGGGTGAGGGCGAGGTTTTCATGCTCCAGGTCAAGGGCGACTCGATGCTCGACGCGGCGATCTGCGACGGCGACTGGGTGGTGGTCCGGCAGCAGCCGACCGCCGAGGCCGGCGACATCGTGGCGGCCATGCTCGACGGCGAGGCGACCGTGAAGACCTACCGGCGGCGCGACGGCCACGTCTGGCTGATGCCGCAGAACCCGGCCTTCGAGCCGATCCCCGGTGACGATGCCACCATCATGGGTCGGGTCGTCGCGGTGCTGCGCCGGATCTGA
- a CDS encoding vitamin B12-dependent ribonucleotide reductase: MAGDGVTASKSRTRAGAPAGLKVERVWTTEGVHPYDEVAWERRDVVMTNWRDGSINFEQRGVEFPESWSVNAANIVTTKYFRGAVGTPEREWSLKQLIDRVVTTYRKAGAEHGYFATPADAEIFAHELTWMLLHQVFSFNSPVWFNVGTPSPQQVSACFILSVDDSMDSILDWYKEEGLIFKGGSGSGVNLSRIRSSRELLSSGGNASGPVSFMRGADASAGTIKSGGATRRAAKMVILDVDHPDIQEFVVTKAREEDKIRALRDAGFDMDLGGADIVSVQYQNANNSVRVSDEFMTAVENGGGFDLRGRLDGQTIETVDAKKLFRSISQAAWECADPGLQYDDTINDWHTCPETGRITASNPCSEYLHLDNSSCNLASLNLMKFLRADGGFEVEKFVRSVEFVITAMDISICFADFPTEKIGETSRAYRQLGIGYANLGALLMASGLPYDSEQGRSVAAAITSLMTGTAYRRSAELAGVVGPYDGYARNAEPHKRVMRKHAAANDEIKPAGTVATAIQREATKQWTLGNKIGDKNGWRNSQASVLAPTGTIGFMMDCDTTGVEPDLALVKFKKLVGGGSMQIVNQTVPRALRSLGYPEEQVEAIVEHIADHGHVVDAPGLKPEHYPVFDCAMGERTIAPMGHVRMMAAIQPFVSGAISKTVNMPEAATVEDVEKIYFEGWKLGLKALAIYRDNCKVGQPLSVAKSNKAAEPAAVEAAPAAPVVEKVVEYRPVRKRLPKKRPSETVSFSVGGAEGYLTASSYPDDGLGEVFLKMSKQGSTLAGVMDAFSVAISIGLQYGVPLETYVSKFTNMRFEPAGMTDDPDVRMAASVMDYIFRRLALDFLPYERRAELGIFTAKERAAQLRAEAEAEASGADLTAMAASAPVETPAEPKAGPVLQPAQEVAEVVAAKPAPSVGSSTELLEAVLGKAADAPLCFTCGTKMRPAGSCYVCEGCGSTSGCS, encoded by the coding sequence ATGGCGGGGGACGGCGTGACAGCAAGCAAGTCGCGGACCCGGGCCGGTGCGCCGGCGGGGCTGAAGGTCGAGCGGGTGTGGACGACCGAGGGGGTCCACCCGTACGACGAGGTGGCGTGGGAGCGCCGCGACGTCGTGATGACGAACTGGCGGGACGGCTCGATCAACTTCGAGCAGCGCGGGGTGGAGTTCCCCGAGTCCTGGAGCGTCAACGCGGCCAACATCGTGACCACCAAGTACTTCCGGGGAGCGGTGGGGACCCCGGAGCGGGAGTGGTCGCTCAAGCAGCTGATCGACCGGGTGGTCACCACCTACCGCAAGGCCGGTGCGGAGCATGGTTACTTCGCCACCCCGGCGGACGCGGAGATCTTCGCGCACGAGCTGACCTGGATGTTGCTGCACCAGGTTTTCAGCTTCAACTCGCCGGTCTGGTTCAACGTGGGCACGCCGTCGCCGCAGCAGGTCAGCGCCTGCTTCATCCTGAGCGTCGACGACTCGATGGACTCCATCCTGGACTGGTACAAGGAGGAGGGGCTGATCTTCAAGGGCGGCTCCGGCTCCGGCGTCAACCTGTCCCGGATCCGCTCCTCCCGCGAGCTGCTCTCCTCCGGCGGCAACGCCTCCGGCCCGGTCAGCTTCATGCGCGGCGCGGACGCCTCGGCCGGCACCATCAAGTCCGGCGGCGCCACCCGGCGCGCGGCCAAGATGGTCATCCTCGACGTGGACCACCCGGACATCCAGGAGTTCGTGGTCACCAAGGCGCGCGAGGAAGACAAGATCCGCGCGCTGCGCGACGCCGGCTTCGACATGGACCTGGGCGGCGCGGACATCGTCAGCGTGCAGTACCAGAACGCCAACAACTCGGTCCGGGTCTCCGACGAGTTCATGACCGCGGTGGAGAACGGCGGCGGCTTCGACCTGCGCGGCCGGCTCGACGGGCAGACCATCGAGACGGTCGACGCCAAGAAGCTGTTCCGCAGCATCTCCCAGGCCGCCTGGGAGTGCGCCGACCCCGGTCTGCAGTACGACGACACCATCAACGACTGGCACACCTGCCCGGAGACCGGCCGGATCACCGCGTCGAACCCGTGCTCGGAGTACCTGCACCTGGACAACTCCTCGTGCAACCTGGCCTCGCTCAACCTGATGAAGTTCCTCCGCGCCGACGGCGGCTTCGAGGTGGAGAAGTTCGTCCGGTCGGTCGAGTTCGTCATCACCGCGATGGACATCTCGATCTGCTTCGCCGACTTCCCGACCGAGAAGATCGGCGAGACCTCCCGGGCCTACCGGCAGCTCGGCATCGGCTACGCCAACCTGGGCGCCCTGCTGATGGCCTCCGGCCTGCCGTACGACTCGGAGCAGGGCCGCTCGGTCGCCGCGGCGATCACCTCGCTGATGACCGGCACCGCCTACCGCCGCTCGGCCGAGCTGGCCGGCGTCGTCGGCCCGTACGACGGCTACGCCCGCAACGCGGAGCCGCACAAGCGGGTCATGCGCAAGCACGCCGCGGCCAACGACGAGATCAAGCCGGCCGGCACCGTGGCCACCGCCATCCAGCGGGAGGCCACGAAGCAGTGGACCCTCGGCAACAAGATCGGCGACAAGAACGGCTGGCGCAACTCGCAGGCCAGCGTGCTCGCGCCGACCGGCACCATCGGCTTCATGATGGACTGCGACACGACCGGCGTGGAGCCGGATCTGGCGCTGGTCAAGTTCAAGAAGCTGGTCGGCGGCGGCTCGATGCAGATCGTCAACCAGACGGTGCCGCGCGCCCTGCGCAGCCTCGGCTACCCCGAGGAGCAGGTCGAGGCGATCGTCGAGCACATCGCCGACCACGGCCACGTGGTGGACGCCCCCGGGCTCAAGCCGGAGCACTACCCGGTATTCGACTGCGCCATGGGCGAGCGGACGATCGCCCCGATGGGTCACGTGCGGATGATGGCGGCCATCCAGCCGTTCGTCTCCGGCGCCATCTCCAAGACGGTCAACATGCCGGAGGCGGCCACCGTCGAGGACGTCGAGAAGATCTACTTCGAGGGCTGGAAGCTCGGCCTCAAGGCGCTGGCGATCTACCGGGACAACTGCAAGGTCGGCCAGCCGCTCTCGGTGGCCAAGTCCAACAAGGCCGCCGAGCCGGCGGCCGTCGAGGCCGCCCCGGCCGCCCCGGTGGTGGAGAAGGTCGTCGAGTACCGGCCGGTGCGCAAGCGGCTGCCGAAGAAGCGCCCGTCGGAGACGGTCTCCTTCTCCGTCGGCGGTGCCGAGGGCTACCTCACCGCGTCGTCCTACCCGGACGACGGCCTCGGCGAGGTCTTCCTCAAGATGTCGAAGCAGGGCTCGACCCTGGCCGGCGTGATGGACGCCTTCTCGGTGGCCATCTCCATCGGTCTCCAGTACGGCGTCCCGCTGGAGACGTACGTCAGCAAGTTCACCAACATGCGCTTCGAGCCGGCCGGCATGACCGACGACCCGGACGTGCGGATGGCGGCCTCGGTGATGGACTACATCTTCCGTCGCCTGGCCCTGGACTTCCTGCCGTACGAGCGCCGCGCGGAGCTGGGCATCTTCACCGCCAAGGAGCGGGCCGCCCAGCTGCGGGCCGAGGCGGAGGCGGAGGCGAGCGGTGCGGACCTCACCGCGATGGCCGCCTCCGCCCCGGTCGAGACGCCGGCCGAGCCGAAGGCCGGCCCGGTCCTGCAGCCGGCGCAGGAGGTGGCGGAGGTCGTCGCCGCCAAGCCGGCGCCGTCCGTCGGTTCCAGCACCGAGCTGCTGGAGGCCGTGCTCGGCAAGGCCGCCGACGCGCCGCTCTGCTTCACCTGCGGTACGAAGATGCGGCCCGCCGGTAGCTGCTACGTCTGCGAGGGCTGCGGCTCCACCAGCGGCTGCAGCTGA
- the nrdR gene encoding transcriptional regulator NrdR, with translation MRCPYCRYADSRVVDSREADDGQLIRRRRSCPECGKRFTTVEEAVLAVVKRSGVTEPFSRTKIIGGVRKACQGRPVDDDSIALLAQKVEETVRAKGAAELPSHEVGLAILGPLRDLDEVAYLRFASVYRSFDSLADFEREIETLRAAAIAREGAGAEPAEAAGRTT, from the coding sequence ATGCGGTGTCCGTACTGCCGATACGCCGACTCCCGGGTCGTCGACTCGCGGGAGGCCGACGACGGCCAGCTCATCCGGCGGCGGCGCTCCTGCCCGGAGTGCGGCAAGCGGTTCACCACCGTCGAGGAGGCGGTGCTCGCGGTGGTCAAGCGCAGCGGGGTGACCGAGCCGTTCAGCCGTACGAAGATCATCGGCGGGGTGCGCAAGGCGTGCCAGGGCCGGCCGGTCGACGACGACTCGATCGCGCTGCTGGCGCAGAAGGTCGAGGAGACCGTCCGGGCCAAGGGGGCCGCCGAGCTCCCGAGCCACGAGGTCGGGCTGGCCATCCTGGGGCCGCTGCGCGACCTGGACGAGGTGGCCTACCTGCGCTTCGCCAGCGTCTACCGGTCCTTCGACTCGCTCGCCGACTTCGAGCGCGAGATCGAGACGCTACGGGCCGCCGCAATCGCCCGGGAGGGCGCCGGGGCCGAGCCGGCCGAGGCCGCCGGCCGTACCACTTGA
- a CDS encoding DJ-1/PfpI family protein, giving the protein MQVAVVTFDGFNELDSFIASALINRCRKDGLEAFITTPTPVVTSMNGVEVTGQRPVEFVTEADVVLIGSGVKARDVVADDRLISRLLLDPSRQLIGAQCSGALVLARLGLLDGMPACTDMKSRPFVEACDVTVLDAPFHAEGNIATAGGCLASQYLATWVITRMLGEDAARDVIGYVAPVGENQETVERAMRAVHAGEVALR; this is encoded by the coding sequence ATGCAGGTAGCCGTGGTCACCTTTGACGGGTTCAACGAGCTCGACAGCTTCATCGCTTCCGCGCTGATCAACCGGTGCCGTAAGGACGGCTTGGAGGCCTTCATTACGACGCCGACGCCGGTGGTCACGTCGATGAACGGCGTCGAGGTGACCGGGCAGCGCCCGGTGGAGTTCGTGACCGAAGCCGACGTCGTGCTGATCGGTAGCGGGGTGAAGGCGCGAGACGTGGTCGCCGACGACCGGCTGATCTCCAGGCTGCTGCTCGACCCTTCGCGACAGTTGATCGGTGCGCAGTGCTCCGGCGCGCTGGTGCTCGCCCGGCTCGGGCTGCTGGATGGCATGCCCGCCTGCACGGACATGAAGAGCCGGCCCTTTGTCGAAGCCTGCGACGTCACCGTGCTGGACGCGCCGTTCCACGCCGAGGGGAACATCGCTACGGCGGGCGGCTGCCTGGCGTCACAGTATCTCGCCACGTGGGTGATCACCCGAATGCTCGGGGAGGACGCCGCGCGCGACGTCATCGGCTATGTGGCTCCGGTCGGCGAAAACCAGGAGACTGTCGAGCGCGCCATGCGTGCCGTCCACGCGGGCGAGGTTGCACTGCGCTGA
- a CDS encoding helix-turn-helix transcriptional regulator has product MKRPRLYGPGELAALFGVSRQRVLQITRRPGFPEPVARLIGMTVWDADEVDEWARHNRPPRPTDGDEER; this is encoded by the coding sequence GTGAAGCGACCGCGCTTGTACGGACCCGGCGAGTTGGCCGCACTGTTCGGCGTGTCGCGTCAGCGGGTTTTGCAGATCACCCGCAGGCCCGGCTTTCCCGAGCCCGTCGCCCGCCTGATCGGGATGACCGTCTGGGACGCCGACGAGGTGGACGAATGGGCAAGGCACAACCGCCCACCTCGCCCGACGGACGGCGACGAGGAGCGCTGA